The DNA segment attcaaagttcctaccctcagttccactctctttactttcctcctgccgccggacacgtctcccctctcttcttctccttcttcttctttggccaacagtagcccaatttctgccagcaccctgttggctaacagtactggtggcagtcattgttaacccggggctcaaccgatctggtatggaagtttatattgttgtccgcatattgatttggcaaaattttacaccagatgcccttccggACATAACCCACCCCAATTATCCTGGCTAttgaccggcacgaagaaacacactggtttgtgcatcccctgtggctgggttattttttgcttttttttatcatcaacagcaatattaatttctttagtacactttcatacaaaagatgaacTTCAAAATACGTTATGTGattccaaaaaaaaagagaagtaaagaaaaaaaactttaaaattaaacaaaaataataataataatacataaataatatacaacaaaaaacaataaataacttaCATAAGATCTATATATAATTAATTGTCTGTTGAGGCGCGTCCAATGATAAGGTAAGGTGgccaaggtggacagaaaaaaagtaaaaaaaaaaatctgtagtgaTTCCAGACAattgttccctctaagctgagcgcgtaaGAGATCACTCAGACATTTCAGGAGCGTCGTTCATGGATTTGAGATGGTCCTTCATAAAAAGACCAGATTTTCAAGCAAAATTAAACTATcaaatttaaacataaattaaactaaaacaatTATAGGCCCGATTTAAACGAGTTTCAAacagaaatgtgctatataaaacagTATATGCTGTTGTTCTTGAACATTCCGCTCGTTTCCGTGTTACTTTAAACATGTATAAGTGAAAAGCTGAAGAGAGTTCAAGTGGTGCATTGAATAAACGGTGTTCAGGGTTCAAAACGGAATAATGATTagttaaaacatccatccatccatccattttccaacccgctgaatccgaacacagggtcacgggggtctgctggagccaatccttgtTAAAACAAATTTACCATATAGCGCCAGGACAGTACCTGCTTCCTGTTAGAAATTTTTAACTACACGGAGACGGGTGATGTTATTTGCAAAAAGTATATGTGTAGAAGCAGGATCTTTAAACAAACGAACTTCAGGGAAAGCATGGAGCGACTAGAAAGTGGACAATCTCAGTTAGAACCAGAAGTCCCAGATCAATTCAGTCacaaaattttaaagttaatcaaaatatttgttaaataaaagattAACAATGAAGGGCGTGAAGACAGAAAAGAACGTGTGCAGCGAAGACACGCGACACCTCATGAGCTGAAAGCTTTAATAGATAACTTTTGCTGGCTGGAAAAATGAACTCTTCTGTGTTTGCGCTCCAGGATATCCTTGATCGTGTTGCCAAATGCGTGAAGATACCGAGATGGCAAGGAATTACACCTTTAAGTTCCAGtagattcattttaaataaaattataaaatcagCCTACCAGACTTTAACAGTCCATGAATCAACTAGGCTAAATAACagttaaatgttaattttcagaTTTGGGAATTAAAGCAAATCCATTCAAAAAACTGTGTTTCCTggcataataatattaaaagcatGAATATTCTAGGGGCAATTCAACAGTTTTATATGGAAAACTAGGTAGTTAAACCAAATGGTAATATTTACCAAAGCGGTCGCATCACTGGACAAACGAAAAGGTGTTGCTTTGCGGCAGTCACTCATCATAGCAACATTGTGCGGTACATTGTGAGGACCTGCGTATAGATAATGCTTGGGAAAGACATTCCCTTGATAAGTAATCTGTTAAGAACGCAAAAACGTGTTGCAtcttttttacaggaaaaaaattcgggtaaaataaactttgataaaaaaaaatatcaattcagtttatttttcaatatttagcaTATGCAATACAGTAAATATTCGCATGTGATAGTTTTTGTGCTATATACAGAAATACAAATTTAGAACTTGCTTCTCACACGACGCACACGCAAGGCCAACATAAATTCCAGGCCAAAAGGCCGGCCAGAACCCACTGCGCGTTCTACTAGATGTTCTTAACTagttcttaattatttatttattattttctttttcttttttcttttacattttttacaagatTTGATACAGTGAGTCTCGTGGCAAGTTGGGGTACAGtatctttaaatgaaaatacatagtTCATATTTTTGAGTCACCTTGTTCTAAAGTAATTTCGTCTCAGATTCCCTATTGTCATTCTACTTGATAATTCATGGGCAtccatttttgtagttttttttttttttttttttttttttactttgctgccTGCCCTTAGAGAAAGTAGTCATGATGACAAGGTTTTTTGGGGGCATGGATTACTGACTATATACGTAGTTAATGAGTTTGATAtattgaaaatataataataataataaatgcttcatatacaaagaacctggaagactgtgtttctttaatttataattaaacattatttctttaaaagtagTATTTGAATTAACATGTTGCTAAAAAAAACCTGAGGCTTTtcattggttttattttaatagaacatTTACGTCAGCAGCCTTTTATCCTCACAGTCTAACTTTTGTACGTGTCTTATACATAAATCAAATATACCAGTAGTAAAATTTGACATACGGTGCGTCCTAAGAGCTTAATTTGGCAACTGTCAGACAAAAGCCtagtttgttattatttgttcAAACAAACAAAGCATTTAAGAAACATGCAGCAATTAATACCTTTGAGTAAAATGGCACGGACATGAATTGTTCCAGTAACTTTTAAACGTATAATATACGATATtagtaaaagtttattttattggaTGGAAGaacttcttttcattttacacaaCTAAACTCTATAATATATAATGGCAGCAGAATGAACTTAACAAACAAATGTACTGTAGGCCTACATTACTGAAAATAAGAAAGATACAATATGTGTTTATTGGGATTAAACAGTAAATCTCATTAGCTGACGTTCCTTGGAAGTTTAGTCGTGGCAGCCGCTAAATTAATTCCACAGAGAACGCAGCATTAATAAGGGAGAAACTATAAACTTCTCAGCATACTTCAGGTCTCCAGTTGCTCGTAGTAGTAAAGCATACAGGCAGAATCGACGAATCCCTTCATTTCGTAAGCAGTGCCTTCATCTTTAATTAAACCCCGCCGTGTTAAAGTAAGAGAAGACTTAATGGCTTTCTATTGGCATATGCAATCTGACAAAGGGAAACGTTGAGCGGTAAATATCATGTAAGGATCACCAGCAGGGATTATTATAGACATTAGGGTGAGTGAGTTAGCACGGCGGTTGACTGTCTCCGTCCACAAAGCGCTACCCATAATTTGATTACGCGAGGATGTTTAGTTATTTAATGATTGTGTTGAAATCTTAGttcttaagaaaaaaagtaattagTATTCCCTCGTTTATTTTAATACACGATTACATTTGGtctattaatatttacattttcctgtttttcccCCTTATTTCTAGGAAGGAAAGCAATGCCTCCCACGAACTTGTCAGTTGCGACTCCAGACttttttttgatgggatttcctgGATTAGAGGCATATTATGTATGGTTGTCTGTTCCATTCCTTGTTATGTACTCTGTAGCAGTTGTGggcaatattataatattatgcgTAGTTAAACTTGAAGAAAGTCTCCACACCCCgatgttttcctttctttgtgtTCTGGCTCTGATCGACTTAGGTCTATGCACTTCTACAATTcctaagatgttgcagatgttctggCTCCGAGCTAACGTGATTTCTTTTCAAGCttgttttgttcagatgtttgtaATTCACTTCCTATCATCGTTAGAATCCTCGACATTAGCAGTTATGGCATACGACCGGTATGTTGCCATATACAACCCTTTGCGTTACACTACCATATTGACAAATGCATATATTATTAAAATCGTTGCAGTACTTTTCGTGAGGGGCTTTATATTAACAGGCCTAATTCCTGTTTTAGCTTCCCGGCTGCCTTTCTGTTCATCCACGATCATCTCTCATTGCTTCTGTGACCATATGGCTGTAGTCAAACTGGCATGTACAGACATTACTATTAACAGTTATTACGgacttgctgctgcattctttgTAATTGGTACGgatctattttttattatttttacctatGTAATGATCATGAGAGCTGTACTAAAACTGGCATCAAAAACAGCTCGTCTGAAGGCGTTCAATACTTGTGGTTCACATTTATTTGTTATACTTTATTTCTATAcaacaatgttattttcttttattacataCAGATTTGGTcaaagtgttcctgctcatgttCATGCTACGTTTACGGTGTTGTATCTTTTGGTGCCGCCGATGTTAAATCCAGTAATCTACGGTGTCAGAACTAAAGAAATACGGGAAGGTTTCCTGAAGCACCTTTTTGGGAAAAAGATTAAGCCTAAAACTgagcatttaaatattaaagataatCGTGAACCTTATGTAAATGAAACCTAAGGGTTTACATTTCGAGTTtgcttatttacaaaagtattgCTAATTTCTTCAGAACAAATTTTAAAGTTCATAGAATTTCTGATGTGCATGTAGTAACTTACTGTTTGTGAAAAACCGCATTCGCTGTCCGACCTACAAAAGTGACACAAATGattctcatttaaaattcataCTTTAAGACTTCAAAGGCGGGCACGTCATTTATAGATAATCATCATTATTTGTGCTGTATATGATAACATTTCTGGTATGTGTACAGCAAAAGAAACCATATAATTTACACATTACCACAAAAgggaagaatagtcaaaaaaagtttaaataaagtcaaACAAAACCTAGTAGTATGTAAGGGAATACAGCTGAATACAAATAAGGCACACTAAGTAACCTAACAAAGGCAAAAATTCATAACATCAGTTTTGCTTTTCAGCACATAAACaatgcatgttttaatgttatattcCACTGTATCATTTTAGTAATAAACATTACACATAATTCAAAGGATTGTTTGTATATGACTGCAGTGCTCACTTATTTTATCATCACACTGTTTGACAGTTATGATTGTGTTCATCAGTCCCAGATTAAAACGATATTACATATCAGGTAAAGAAGACAGGAAGGTTTAGTGATAATAACAATTTccacaaataaaatcaaaagatttGATTTCAGTGTTCATGCAAGGTTCAGTTTTGATTGAATGCACTGAAtgttcacatgtaaaccaatGCAATACGCACAAGGTATATGATTTATGGTCTTTTTGGCCCctcaaattaaacacacacacactaactacCAACCAAAACACATACTTTTTCTCTGCCTTCAGGTTTCCAATTATACTGTTTCTCCCTCTGAGTTTGATTTCTGGTTTAGAGTTATGCATTGGTGTTTAGGGTTTCATCTTAATGGTTTTGTCTTGTTTCTGGTTTGTTTCTGGTCTTTTTCACCTTCGGGAAGAATagctttgaaaaatatattttttaatttccttcgtttttaattttttttccaaaagtggTTAAAGTTAAGGTCTTTCATTAAATAGTATTCTGCAAGCAATAATTCAagttgtaataaatatttttcattgagCTGATCACCAATCTGTTATAACTACTCCAAATTTCAGTAGACACTTACTGGCCTATTGGTATTACACAGATACGAATTGATAAAACTCCATTTCTTGTTCTTACTGAAATGTTTAGCCAATTTATTTCACTAGTCATGTTTAATTgatatttgtttttatcattattgcttaactaaaattcaaaacataaaaatttaatgattgcagtaaataaataacactcCCATAAATTTTTAAGCCACTAGGCAGTTCTGGGTTGCAgagatgtttaattttaatgacGAAATAAAGGACATTAACAAATcaagaattcatccatccatccattatccaacccgctgaatccgaacacagggtcacgggggtctgctggagccaatcccagccaacacagggcacaaggcaggaaccaatcctgggcagggtgccaacccaccgcaggacacacacaaacacacccacacaccaagcacacactagggccaatttagaatcaccaatccacctaaccagcatgtctttggactgtgggaggaaaccggagcgcccggaggaaacccacgcagacacggggagaacatgcaaactccacgcagggaggacccgggaagcgaacccaggttcccagatgtcccaactgcgaggcagcagcgctacccactgctccaccatgccgccccaaatCAAGAATTGTCcagttattcatccatccattttaaaatacatttctttttcataacatTAAGCAGTGCTACTGAAaaatgtatatgtgctttcttgTGTATAAATTTCTTTGAGTCCAATTCCAATAGATTAACCAAACAACTTTATTGAACAGGAAAACTGGACTACCTGGAGAAAAGTCCACACATACACCGaggaaatgtgcaaatttcaCATGGACAATCAGCAAGTACATTGTTTTGTACCAAGGATATTGGATTCAGAAATAAATACTACTACCCACTGCACCGTTATGGTTTCTGTTGAAAAATGGAACTTCTAATGTACTATTTGTTTAATTGTAAATTAAcataagacaacaataaacaagTTCACTTAACATCATATCAGTCTCACAGACAATTGTTTTCTaactttcttctctctttccttttGTCATCAGAGTAATACAGGTCCATCTACaattcacacacatgcatatacttGTAATATAAATAACCTGTGTAACAGCTTAGTGTTTgcaattaattaacagaaatatttcttCCTGCAAATGATTAGTTATATAAAGATTCAAAACCTTCCTGCCCAATGAAACAAGTGTTCATCATTTGTTCAGCATTACTTTCTAATTTTCAATTAATTGGACTGGTCTTCTCAAAATAATCCCAGATGAAGTGCAGACAGTACATGACTGTTCAAGTCCATCTCTTCCTGAAAAAAGTTCCCCAGCTCTTCCAAATTTCCAGATTTTGGGATTCTGTCTTCTCAAATTAGCACTGTATCTCTGATCTTTAGCACAGCGGCACAGGTAGTGTCACACTGATGAGTGGATTTTAAGTTAATCAAATCTTCTTTCCTCCATTGGTTCCAAAATGTAGTCATAAGCCTGTTCCTGTATGTCAGTCTTTGAGCTACTTCCTTATTGTTCAGGTTCACACGTTGAATGTCTGATGAAGATGTCTTTGATGGCAAGCAAGTACTTGTTTTGCCAACCAAGAAGGGCACAGGTGTTAATGACTGGGGTTCTACATGCTTATTATGCAGATATGTGAGAGGCCTAGAATTCAGCACAGCTTCTACCTTTGCCAGAATGCAGCTTGTTCCACAATGAACTTCCAGGTGATGCCTTTCTCTGGGAAGAATTCAGGTTCTTTCATTGATTTATATGattaatgtgttttatatttttgtcacaaGCTGCCTATGGGAGTAGGTAACCTGCTAGTAGTTTGTGACCGACCAGGACCGGAAGTTGACCCCAGCAGagtcaaaacaaaagaattacggcaggaagaaaaagtaaaacagctgTTTATTATATCAGTCCTATTTGGCAAGTAAAGTTCTGGGGCAGGAATATATATAGTGTCCATACTCACAAACAAAaattttacaaaggaaaaaaaataaataaataacccataaacTTCAGCAAGGACAtacattgtcaaaaaaaaattatagaaaaaaataaaaataatcaaaatatggcTTTATCTTCAAAGACAACTTTCCCTCTCTAGGAAAAAAACTTCCTGACCATGAACTAAAAAATAAGGCTCTGAAGCAGTCTTAAATAATTGAGCTCCTCCAACCTCCAAACAATCAGGAGCCTGAACTAACTAATAGGAGACTGTTATTCTCCCCACAAGCAGCCCATGCACACCTCTGTATTCCCAGGTCAGTTAAACGACCCCCCTAGTGGACAATGTCCCACACCTTATAAAGTTGCTATCATTTCTTTCTCGGAGCCCATTGCTGTAGGACATAACTAACTGAATTCTGTTTCAGGGGAAATTTACCCAAAGGCTTCACAACCAAACTTAACCTAATCCTGCTCAAcagaaacaataacaacaaaccaATAGCGCTTTCTTACATTTGTGATCTCAGaaataaaaaactcaaaaaaaatgttacaccaacaaaacacaatgtctttaaaaaacacggAGAAAGACAGAAAATATGGAACTACAACAACACCTTCCCTTCACACGCTAACGACTGACGGCAAGTCCTCATATTTTAAAACCCTTCATTCTCAGATTTTCCCTTTTATCTTAATTACCATGTTTAACCACCTCACTGTGCCTCAGAGTTGTGCTAGTTTCAGCAGCAAGTTCCTATGGGGACGCATTTCCGCGTCGCAATTTTATTAacagattttaataattttttttttttttgcattgatcAAATgccaattaataaaatgaataaaatattgtcatattttttataaaccaaGCATAACTGTGAACATAAACAATTGCAAAATACTGATATCAAGACCGTTATCATATCATAAAATCTCATAATGTTGTTACCATATATAATATGTCATACGGTGGCAACAATGCAAGTTACCTGGGATTACAGAACATATTGGCATTATTGTAATCAGTGACGTGTATAGACAGAGACACTACTATCTGGTAAGGTGGTGATTAACAAATGTTGGTCAATTTGACTGTTTCCTCATGGCAGATCATTGTATTTCAAGTCTGTGTAGTGCCTCTATCTATTTATCTCTTTGATTGTCACAACACTGGATCCTACTGACTTTAAAGCAATTTCAAATGATCTGCATTATTTTACTAACCGGAATGTTTTGTGATGGGAATTTCTGACAGGTTTCATAAGAGATGGAAGCATCTGGTGATCTTCAGCATGCAGCCATGGCCATCGCTGTCCTTAGAGAGGATGAAGGTCTTTATTATCCACCCAGAGACATAGGGGTTTTTATCGAAGGTGTTAAGGTCCTAAATGGTTTGCTTTCAGTTACAACGGCTTTCATCATATTGTTAGGACTCATCAACACTCTTAACCTCCAGTACCCCAAGGAGTTTAGATTCACTTTTGAGGTTGCTCAAAAATCCTGATGGGACTCGACACGAAAAAAATGACTGCAACAGTCACAAAACTACATTCTGCACTGCAGAGTGCATCACAGACAGTTTGACAGTTTTctgcatgtaaatataaaattgttaCATTTGTGAGTGTATTTGCATGTTCTGCTCTTGGTTCTTTTTTACTCAAAGCTGTCAGATGTTtcacaaacaaatcaaaatgcTTTCTCATTGTTTTGCATCATTTTATAAGGTGTTGATAGATGGTTGATTCTATATTATTATACTCATGTTGATTACCTTTCTGAAGGTGATTTTGTGACCTCTACCATTTGTAATCATTTGTTAACACGATATCATGAGTGAGAAAAGATTGAAACATTTTAAAGGTTATTTGAATTATATTCCAATTCCAAGCTCAAGAAGGAAGTTTACACTGTAAAGATTTGCACTGCCAAGTGCTTTTTTGTTCCGATATGCACaaagtactttttttatttactattctATGTTTGAAATTTGCACAAATTGCGGGTTTGTATCAGTGAGATTTCTACAAAGAAATTTTTCTGGTATAGCATTGCAATGTGttatatgttcataatatttctaaaattaaaaacaggcttatgaccaataaaccattttaaattgtaacaacttaaaaaatagatttacctcattataaaacaagtgaattataCTCACATagtctaaatgatttgccttaaCATAAAAAGTgatattaattatataaaaaattctaTTGACTCAGACTGAAATATTAAGTGTgcatcattaccttaattattttaagttgaaggaAGGTTATACTTTTTTAGTGAATCAGGTTCAAAGATTAGTATCTttgttccatttatttatttatttttgtatgtatgtatgtatgttattttGTAGGTACTCTTTTGTTTATCACTCCCTTATGTGTGTTTCTGTTATAATAAACACTTTCATTATCATTAATTCTTATGTCCCTTTGATTCATTCGGAACAGTGGTGTTAAAAAGGTGTTACAACTTCTATTATCACACAATACAGGGTGATTGAAAAACAACTGAAtgcttttgaaattgttttattcaGTTACTAAACATCATATGAATACATAGTCTGAAACAATTTCTGAAGGAACTCTCAGTTTTCTTACTCTTTCAAGCTTAATGTGAATCCTTGTGTCATGCGGGAAACGTCAATACTGTATTTGTCATGGGTAGTTAACAAGAATGGGAGAAAGGTAACTCTAGACTGACCCCACAATTTGGTAAATACTAAATTTTCACATCATCaacttcttcttgttttttttgctgctcccgctagggtttgccacagtgggATCCTCTTCCATACCTCCCTGTcccctgcatcttgctctgttacacccatcacctgcatgtcctctcccaccacatccataaaccttcgcttaggccttcctcttttccttttccctggcagctctatccttagcatccttctcccaatatagccagcatctctcctctgcacatgtccaaaccaacgcaatctcgcctctctgactttttctcccaaccatccaacttgagctgaccctctaatgtactcatttctaatcctatccatcctcgtcgcaatcagtgcaaatcttagcatctttaactctgctaccaccagctctgtctcctgctttctggtcagtgccaccgtctccagcccatataacatagttggtctcactaccatcctgtagaccttccctttcactcttgttgatacctgtctgtcacaaatcactgctgacactcttctccacccattccatcctgcctgcactctctttttcacctctcttccacaatccccattactctgtactgttgatcccaagtatttaaagtcatccaccttcgcacaaatctactccctgcatcctcaccgttccactgacctacctctcatttacacacatgtattctatcttggctctgccttcactctctttctcttcttaatctccagcgtcatcctacagaccaccatcctatgctgcttaacaacactttcccctgccaccactttgcaatcttcaatctccttcagatcaactcttctgtataggatgtaatctacctgtgtgcatcttcctccactcttgtacgtaaccctatgttcctccctcttcttaaaatatgcattcaccacagccatgtccatccttttggcaaaatccactatcctctgaccttcttcattcctctccttgacaccatgtCTACCCATCagctcctcgtctccactgttcccttcaccaacatgcccattgaaatccgctccaatcaccactttctgtcccttgggtacactgttcatcacttcatccaactcactccaaaaatcttctttctcacccattgcacacccaatttaCTATGCATATGCACTagcaacattcattatcacacctccaatttccagctttaaaatcattactctgcctgacactcttttcacctccaaaacacttttgacatactgttccttcagaataactcctaccacatttctcctcccatccacaccatgataggacAATtcgaatccacctccaatccacctggccttactccccttcc comes from the Erpetoichthys calabaricus chromosome 4, fErpCal1.3, whole genome shotgun sequence genome and includes:
- the LOC114651047 gene encoding olfactory receptor 52E4-like, with product MPPTNLSVATPDFFLMGFPGLEAYYVWLSVPFLVMYSVAVVGNIIILCVVKLEESLHTPMFSFLCVLALIDLGLCTSTIPKMLQMFWLRANVISFQACFVQMFVIHFLSSLESSTLAVMAYDRYVAIYNPLRYTTILTNAYIIKIVAVLFVRGFILTGLIPVLASRLPFCSSTIISHCFCDHMAVVKLACTDITINSYYGLAAAFFVIGTDLFFIIFTYVMIMRAVLKLASKTARLKAFNTCGSHLFVILYFYTTMLFSFITYRFGQSVPAHVHATFTVLYLLVPPMLNPVIYGVRTKEIREGFLKHLFGKKIKPKTEHLNIKDNREPYVNET